Proteins encoded in a region of the Burkholderia ubonensis subsp. mesacidophila genome:
- a CDS encoding S41 family peptidase, translating into MRMKLKNIGLIAAGLATGVFATLQISASAEQTVTAPLPLDQLRLFAEVFGQIKREYVEPVDDKKLLTAAIKGMVSSLDPHSSFLDKTDYEELQEQTKGRFAGLGIEISQEDGLVKVISPIEDTPAFRAGIRPGDLITRINDKPVRGMTLDKAVKQMRGEPGTKVTLTIFRKSDDRTFPITVTRAVIRVQSVKLKMLDPGYAYIRITSFQERTTPDLAAKLQDIARQQPNVKGLILDLRNNGGGLLQSAVGVAGAFLPPDSVVVSTNGQIPDSKQVYRDTYDNYRLPSFDGDPLKGLSPVFKTVPIIVLTNAYSASASEIVAGALQDSKRATIMGKTTFGKGSVQTVRPMTADTALRLTTAYYYTPSGRSIQNKGITPDVPVDQYADGDPDDVLVTREVDYTNHLANTQDPNEKKEQEEREQRRMDQLRILEEQNDKKTPEQRQKDRDRKPIEFGSTEDFMMQQALAKLEGKPVQASKSLLAESTQAPAGKSAAKPAPKASAAKPASAPKPASAPQ; encoded by the coding sequence ATGCGTATGAAATTGAAGAACATCGGCCTGATTGCCGCGGGCCTTGCCACGGGCGTGTTCGCCACGCTGCAAATCTCCGCGTCGGCCGAGCAGACCGTCACGGCGCCGCTTCCGCTCGACCAGCTTCGCCTGTTCGCCGAGGTGTTCGGCCAGATCAAGCGCGAGTACGTCGAGCCGGTCGACGACAAGAAGCTGCTGACGGCGGCGATCAAGGGCATGGTGTCGAGCCTCGACCCGCACTCGTCGTTCCTCGACAAGACCGACTACGAAGAGCTGCAGGAGCAGACGAAGGGCCGCTTCGCGGGTCTCGGCATCGAGATCTCGCAGGAAGACGGCCTCGTCAAGGTGATCTCCCCGATCGAGGACACCCCGGCGTTTCGCGCCGGCATCCGTCCGGGCGACCTGATCACCCGCATCAACGACAAGCCGGTGCGCGGCATGACGCTCGACAAGGCGGTCAAGCAGATGCGCGGCGAGCCGGGCACCAAGGTCACGCTGACGATCTTCCGCAAGAGCGATGACCGCACGTTCCCGATCACGGTCACGCGCGCGGTGATCCGCGTGCAGAGCGTGAAGCTGAAGATGCTCGACCCGGGCTACGCGTACATCCGCATCACGAGCTTCCAGGAACGCACGACGCCCGATCTCGCGGCGAAGCTGCAGGACATCGCGCGCCAGCAGCCGAACGTGAAGGGCCTGATCCTCGATCTGCGCAACAACGGCGGCGGCCTGCTGCAGAGCGCGGTCGGCGTCGCGGGCGCGTTCCTGCCGCCGGATTCCGTCGTCGTGTCGACCAACGGCCAGATCCCCGATTCGAAGCAGGTCTACCGCGACACCTACGACAATTACCGCCTGCCGTCGTTCGACGGCGATCCGCTGAAGGGCCTGTCGCCGGTCTTCAAGACCGTGCCGATCATCGTGCTGACGAATGCGTATTCGGCCTCCGCGTCGGAAATCGTCGCGGGCGCGCTGCAGGATTCGAAGCGCGCGACCATCATGGGCAAGACGACGTTCGGCAAGGGCTCGGTGCAGACGGTCCGTCCGATGACGGCCGACACCGCGCTGCGCCTGACGACCGCCTACTACTACACGCCGAGCGGCCGTTCGATCCAGAACAAGGGCATCACGCCGGACGTGCCGGTCGACCAGTACGCGGACGGCGATCCGGACGACGTGCTCGTGACGCGCGAGGTCGACTACACGAACCACCTCGCGAACACGCAGGATCCGAACGAGAAGAAGGAGCAGGAAGAACGCGAGCAGCGCCGGATGGACCAGCTCCGCATTCTCGAGGAGCAGAACGACAAGAAGACGCCGGAGCAGCGCCAGAAGGACCGCGATCGCAAGCCGATCGAGTTCGGCAGCACGGAAGACTTCATGATGCAGCAGGCGCTCGCGAAGCTCGAAGGCAAGCCGGTGCAGGCCTCGAAGTCGCTGCTCGCCGAGAGCACGCAGGCCCCGGCCGGCAAGTCGGCCGCGAAGCCGGCGCCGAAGGCGTCCGCCGCCAAGCCGGCGTCCGCGCCGAAGCCCGCGTCGGCGCCGCAATAA
- the gpmA gene encoding 2,3-diphosphoglycerate-dependent phosphoglycerate mutase: MYKLVLIRHGESTWNKENRFTGWVDVDLTEQGCNEAYQAGELLKEAGYTFDIAYTSVLKRAIRTLWHVQDRMDLMYLPVVHSWRLNERHYGALSGLNKAETAAKFGDEQVLVWRRSYDTPPPALEPTDERAPFADPRYARVPREQLPLTECLKDTVARVLPLWNESIAPAIKGGKQVLIAAHGNSLRALIKYLDGISDSDIVGLNIPNGVPLVYELDENLKPVKSYYLGDQDAIAKAQAAVAKQGKAG; this comes from the coding sequence ATGTACAAGCTCGTCCTCATCCGCCACGGCGAATCGACGTGGAACAAGGAAAACCGCTTCACCGGCTGGGTCGACGTCGACCTGACCGAGCAAGGCTGCAACGAGGCCTACCAGGCCGGCGAACTGCTCAAGGAAGCCGGCTACACGTTCGACATCGCGTACACGTCCGTGCTCAAGCGCGCGATCCGCACGCTGTGGCACGTGCAGGACCGCATGGACCTGATGTACCTGCCCGTCGTGCATTCGTGGCGCCTCAACGAGCGCCATTACGGCGCGCTGTCGGGCCTGAACAAGGCGGAAACGGCCGCGAAGTTCGGCGACGAGCAGGTGCTCGTCTGGCGCCGCAGCTACGACACGCCGCCGCCCGCGCTGGAGCCGACCGACGAGCGCGCGCCGTTCGCCGACCCGCGCTACGCACGGGTGCCGCGCGAGCAGCTGCCACTCACGGAATGCCTGAAGGACACGGTCGCGCGCGTGCTGCCGCTGTGGAACGAGTCGATCGCGCCGGCCATCAAGGGCGGCAAGCAGGTGCTGATCGCCGCGCACGGCAACTCGCTGCGCGCGCTGATCAAGTATCTCGACGGCATCTCGGACAGCGACATCGTCGGCCTGAACATCCCGAACGGCGTGCCGCTCGTCTATGAACTCGACGAGAACCTGAAGCCGGTCAAGAGCTACTACCTGGGCGACCAGGACGCGATCGCGAAGGCGCAGGCCGCCGTCGCGAAGCAGGGCAAGGCGGGCTGA
- a CDS encoding rhodanese-like domain-containing protein has product MSFFTDYTNLALIAILLVSGGLLAFPALRRGRGGLSAAEATQLINRRNAVVIDVRPASEFAAGHLPSARQVEAGEIGAKIAQVAKNKSTPVLLVCQNGQQSQKAARAVEAAGYAEVHVLEGGVAAWQQAGMPVVKQGVAK; this is encoded by the coding sequence GTGAGTTTCTTTACCGATTACACGAACCTGGCCCTGATCGCGATCCTGCTGGTATCCGGCGGCCTGCTTGCGTTTCCCGCGCTGCGACGCGGCCGCGGCGGCCTGTCGGCCGCCGAGGCGACCCAGCTCATCAATCGTCGCAACGCGGTCGTGATCGACGTGCGTCCGGCGTCCGAGTTCGCCGCCGGCCACCTGCCGTCGGCGCGCCAGGTCGAGGCCGGCGAGATCGGCGCGAAGATCGCGCAGGTCGCGAAGAACAAGAGCACCCCGGTGCTGCTCGTGTGCCAGAACGGCCAGCAGTCGCAGAAGGCGGCGCGCGCGGTCGAGGCGGCGGGCTATGCCGAGGTGCACGTGCTCGAAGGCGGCGTCGCCGCCTGGCAGCAGGCCGGGATGCCGGTCGTCAAACAAGGAGTGGCGAAGTGA
- a CDS encoding HesA/MoeB/ThiF family protein, producing the protein MNDDQLLRYSRHILVDEIGIEAQQRFLDAHAIVVGAGGLGSPAAMYLAASGVGTITLVDADTVDLTNLQRQILHATASVGRRKVESGRDTLAQLNPDVTVHAVAERVDGAWLDAHVPQASVVLDCTDNFATRHAINRACVAHRVPLVSGAALRFDGQISTFDFRRADAPCYACVFPEDQPFEEVACATMGVFAPTVGIIGAMQAAEALRVIGGIGATLNGRLMMLDALRMEWTTMKIARQADCPVCGGRH; encoded by the coding sequence ATGAACGACGATCAACTTCTCCGCTACTCCCGCCACATCCTCGTCGACGAAATCGGCATCGAGGCGCAGCAGCGCTTTCTCGACGCGCACGCGATCGTCGTCGGCGCGGGCGGGCTCGGCTCGCCCGCGGCGATGTACCTCGCGGCGTCCGGCGTCGGCACGATCACGCTCGTCGACGCGGACACGGTCGATCTCACGAACCTGCAGCGGCAGATCCTGCACGCGACCGCATCGGTCGGCCGCCGGAAGGTGGAATCGGGGCGCGACACGCTCGCGCAGCTCAACCCCGACGTGACCGTGCACGCGGTCGCCGAGCGCGTCGACGGCGCGTGGCTCGACGCGCACGTGCCGCAGGCGAGCGTCGTGCTCGACTGCACCGACAACTTCGCGACCCGCCACGCGATCAACCGCGCGTGCGTCGCGCACCGCGTGCCGCTCGTGTCGGGCGCGGCGCTGCGCTTCGACGGCCAGATCAGCACGTTCGACTTCCGGCGCGCGGATGCGCCCTGCTACGCGTGCGTGTTTCCGGAGGACCAGCCGTTCGAGGAAGTCGCGTGCGCGACGATGGGCGTGTTCGCGCCGACGGTCGGGATCATCGGCGCGATGCAGGCCGCCGAGGCGCTGCGCGTGATCGGCGGCATCGGCGCGACGCTGAACGGCCGGCTGATGATGCTCGATGCGCTGCGGATGGAATGGACGACGATGAAGATCGCGCGCCAGGCGGACTGCCCGGTGTGCGGCGGGCGGCACTGA